CATGTCGGGATTGCCGATCAGGCGCTGCTTCTGGTCGGGATTGCGGTCCAGCGCGACGAGGCCGTTGCCGATCAGGTTGGTGGTGGTCTCGTGGCCGGCATTGAGCAGGAAGATGCAATTGTGCAGCAACTCCTTCTCGGTCAGCCGCTCGCCATTCTCCTCCCCCTGGATCAGTCGCGTCAGCACGTCGCGCTCGGGATTGCCAGGATTGGCACGCCTGCGCGCGACCAGCGTATCGAGATAAGCAAGGAAGTCCTTTACGGCGTTGTTGCCGCGCGTGGCGGCATCAGGCGACACGACGGGTTCGAGCGCGCCGAGGATCGCCAGCGACCAGTCGCGCAGCGGCCCGCGTTCCTCATGAGGCACGTCGAGCAGATTGCCGATCACCTCGATCGGAATGGACGACGCAAAGTCCTCGATCAGCTCGCAACGGCCCTTGGCGGCGATGGCATCAAGCAGCCCGTCGACCAGCTTGACGATATCGCCCTCCATGCCGGCAATCGCCCGCGGCGACAGCGCGCCCATGATCAGGCGGCGGACACGGGTATGCGATGGCGGATCGTTGAAGACGAGGCTCGTGGTGTGATGCTCGTAGAGCGGAGTGTCGCCGTATTTCGGCGCGAACTCGCGCTTCTTGTCCGAGCTGAACGATTTGGTGTTCTTGTAGGTGGTGACGAGATCGTCGTAGCGGGTCAGGAACACGGTGCCGCTGCGCAGGCGCTTGACCGGCTCGTTCTCCCGCAGTGCACGATAGGTCGGGTAGGGGTCGTCGTAGAACTCGGGCGTCAGCTTCTCGAGGTCGAAGCCTGCCGCCAGTGCCTTCGCATCTGCGTTCATCCCGTTATACTCGCCGGTTAAAGCCGTTATGCCGTTTTTGTTGTTCTGGTCGGCGCATGCATGCGTCTACAGTCCTGGCATCTCAAGTCTTGGCACCTTGCTAGCCGACCGGACAGGAAAATGCACGCCCACGCTGATGCCGCCGACACGGCCCCGAACTGGCCGGACGATATCTTCGCGACCCTGCAACGCTTCGACGTCAGGCAGGTGCCTTATGTGCCGGATGCCGGCCATTCGAAACTGATCCAGCGCGTGCTGGCGTCGTCCACCATGCGTGGCATTCCGCTCACCACGGAGGAGGAGGGCGTGGCGCTGCTCGCCGGCGCCTGGGCCGGCGGCCAGCGCGGCGTCCTGCTGATGCAGTCGAGCGGTGTCGGCAATTGCATCAACATGCTGTCGCTGATCCCGATTCTGCGCTTTCCCTTCCTCACGCTGGTGACCATGCGCGGCGAATGGGGCGAGTTCAATCCTTGGCAGGTGCCGATGGGATCGACCACGCAAGGCGTGTTCGAGCTCTCCGGCGTCCAGGTGCTGCGCGCCTCGAACGCGGCCGAGGTGCCGGCCGTGCTGGAAGCGGCTGCATCGCAAGCCTACAATGCGCTCACGCCCACCGCCGTCCTCCTGTCGCAGCGCCTGATCGGCGCCAAGGTTTTCACCAAATGAGCAAGGCCAATCTCCTCGACCGCCGCCAGGTGGTGTCCACGCTGCTGGCGGACCGCAAGGACGTCGTCGCGATCGGCGGCCTCGGTGCCTCCACCAACGACATGTGCGCAGCCGGCGACCACGCCCGCAACTTCTACCTCTGGGGCGGCATGGGGGGGGCTGCGATGATCGGTCTGGGCCTTGCTCTGGCGCAGCCGAAGCTGCCGGTGCTGGTCATCACCGGCGACGGCGAAATGCTGATGGGCCTCGGCAGCCTGGCTACCATCGGCCTGCAGAAGCCGGCGAACCTGTCGATCGCAGTGCTCGACAACGAGGCCTATGGCGAGACCGGCGGCCAGACCAGCCACACCTCGGCCGCCGCCGACCTCGTCGGAGTCGCCAGGGCCTGCGGCATCAAGGACAGCCAGTCGATCTCGACCATGGCCGAGGTCGAGGCCTTCTCTACGGCCGTCCACGACGTCTCGGCCGGGCCGCGCTTTGCCAATATGAAGATCGACAGCGCCAGCCTGGAGCGAATTCTGCCGACCCGA
The sequence above is drawn from the Bradyrhizobium amphicarpaeae genome and encodes:
- a CDS encoding thiamine pyrophosphate-dependent enzyme yields the protein MSKANLLDRRQVVSTLLADRKDVVAIGGLGASTNDMCAAGDHARNFYLWGGMGGAAMIGLGLALAQPKLPVLVITGDGEMLMGLGSLATIGLQKPANLSIAVLDNEAYGETGGQTSHTSAAADLVGVARACGIKDSQSISTMAEVEAFSTAVHDVSAGPRFANMKIDSASLERILPTRDGTYILNRIRGDLGFQPI
- a CDS encoding phosphonopyruvate decarboxylase, whose product is MHAHADAADTAPNWPDDIFATLQRFDVRQVPYVPDAGHSKLIQRVLASSTMRGIPLTTEEEGVALLAGAWAGGQRGVLLMQSSGVGNCINMLSLIPILRFPFLTLVTMRGEWGEFNPWQVPMGSTTQGVFELSGVQVLRASNAAEVPAVLEAAASQAYNALTPTAVLLSQRLIGAKVFTK
- a CDS encoding cytochrome P450, which translates into the protein MNADAKALAAGFDLEKLTPEFYDDPYPTYRALRENEPVKRLRSGTVFLTRYDDLVTTYKNTKSFSSDKKREFAPKYGDTPLYEHHTTSLVFNDPPSHTRVRRLIMGALSPRAIAGMEGDIVKLVDGLLDAIAAKGRCELIEDFASSIPIEVIGNLLDVPHEERGPLRDWSLAILGALEPVVSPDAATRGNNAVKDFLAYLDTLVARRRANPGNPERDVLTRLIQGEENGERLTEKELLHNCIFLLNAGHETTTNLIGNGLVALDRNPDQKQRLIGNPDMIKTAVEEVLRYESSNQLGNRMTTEQVELGGVMLEAGTSVTLCIGAANRDPAQFADPERFDIARTPNRHLAFATGAHQCAGMALARLEGAIAISRFLARFPNYAVSGQPTRGGRVRFRGFLSVPCAIS